A genomic region of Rhipicephalus sanguineus isolate Rsan-2018 chromosome 3, BIME_Rsan_1.4, whole genome shotgun sequence contains the following coding sequences:
- the LOC119386884 gene encoding calcitonin gene-related peptide type 1 receptor: MLLHNIAQDLGDDVPWEQKLHSGEDGIVEEKIDRFKDCLESVLLKPLPHLGVSESICPRTWDGWSCWNDTLPGRTAYAPCPQFVAGFVPYRQAHKVCTSNGTWFVHPVTGHVWSNYTACVDTHDLQYGNLVNSLYVAGYTISLVALTLSLIIFFSFRSLRCKRITIHKNLFTSFIVSNFCWILWYVQVVAGTHVIELNPHFLVCNYLWMFCEGLYLHTLLVLAFVDEDKAIKWFVLIGWGFPLFPTIAYTVARGLDSDASRMCWLEHDVWYTYILSVPVCISILLSLAFLVNIVRVLVSKLRAVNSPDRDSARKAVRATLILLPLLGLHYVVTPFRPERDRICLTYEIFSALVTSLQGLCVAMLYCFFNEEVLTALRKALSQTPCARKEWRRMSFANSTITFLSRRASDGKGLSPSPGNIQQSLL, translated from the exons atgcttttacaTAACATTGCCCAAGATCTAGGCGACGACGTGCCCTGGGAACAAAAGCTGCACAGCGGTGAGGACGGAATCGTAGAAGAGAAGATCGACCGCTTCAAGGATTGTCTCGAAAGTGTCCTCCTAAAACCACTTCCTCACTTAG GTGTCAGTGAGTCTATTTGTCCCAGAACTTGGGACGGGTGGAGCTGCTGGAACGATACGCTGCCCGGTCGCACAGCGTACGCACCTTGCCCCCAGTTCGTCGCCGGATTCGTACCGTACA GGCAGGCGCACAAGGTGTGCACTTCCAACGGAACTTGGTTTGTCCATCCCGTCACTGGTCACGTCTGGTCCAACTACACGGCTTGCGTCGACACCCACGACCTACAG TACGGCAACTTGGTGAACTCGCTGTACGTCGCTGGATACACGATATCATTGGTGGCTCTCACCTTGTCCCTTATCATATTTTTCTCTTTCAG ATCGCTTCGTTGCAAGAGAATAACTATTCATAAGAACTTGTTCACATCGTTTATTGTCAGCAACTTCTGCTGGATACTCTGGTACGTGCAAGTCGTCGCAGGAACACATGTAATCGAACTGAACCCG CACTTCCTGGTCTGCAACTACTTGTGGATGTTCTGCGAGGGCCTTTACTTGCACACGCTCCTGGTACTTGCATTCGTCGACGAAGACAAAGCCATCAAGTGGTTCGTGTTGATTGGCTGGG GTTTTCCCTTATTTCCAACTATTGCCTACACTGTGGCACGAGGCTTAGACTCAGATGCATCGAGAAT GTGCTGGCTGGAGCACGATGTGTGGTACACTTACATACTAAGTGTCCCAGTATGCATTTCAATACTG TTAAGCCTTGCCTTCCTCGTGAACATTGTGAGGGTTTTGGTGTCAAAACTAAGAGCTGTCAATTCTCCAGACCGCGACAGTGCGAG GAAAGCCGTGCGGGCCACGCTGATTCTCCTGCCACTCCTTGGCCTTCACTACGTGGTGACACCATTCCGCCCAGAGAGAGATCGCATTTGCCTGACGTACGAGATCTTCTCGGCCCTCGTCACATCTCTACAA GGTCTGTGTGTAGCAATGCTGTATTGCTTCTTTAATGAAGAG GTTCTTACAGCCCTTCGCAAAGCGCTGTCGCAGACTCCGTGCGCCAGAAAGGAATGGCGCCGTATGTCCTTCGCTAACTCAACCATCACT TTCCTGTCAAGAAGAGCATCCGACGGGAAAGGCTTATCACCATCACCAGGCAACATTCAGCAGTCCCTTCTGTGA